The Enterococcus sp. 7F3_DIV0205 genome has a window encoding:
- the cysS gene encoding cysteine--tRNA ligase, with amino-acid sequence MIQIYNTLTREKEEFQPIEEGKVRMYVCGPTVYNYIHIGNARSSMAFDTIRRYLEYRGYEVNYVSNFTDVDDKIIRAAKELGITAPEVADRFIHAFEEDTNVLNVKPATLHPRVMDHMPDILTFIQALIDKGYAYESQGDVYYRTRKFEGYGKLSHQSIDELEVGASQRTGVEKELKEDPLDFALWKGAKEGEIFWDSPWGAGRPGWHIECSVMATKHLGDTIDIHGGGQDLEFPHHENEIAQSEAKTGKTFANYWMHNGFVTIGEDDEKMSKSLGNFVTVHELVKQVDPQVLRFFMATTQYRRPIRYSETTMKEAGVNLQKLKNAFENLSFRTADAVAELEEDGQKLKELADLETRFTTEMDDDFNAANGITVVYEMAKWLNQYSEQEAVSTVVIEKALEQFAQWLSIFGIFFLSEELLDDDIDQLIEERNQARANRDFARSDEIRDLLKDKGITLEDTAQGTRWRRSE; translated from the coding sequence ATGATTCAAATTTATAATACATTAACGAGAGAAAAAGAAGAATTTCAGCCGATCGAGGAAGGGAAAGTTCGGATGTATGTCTGCGGACCGACTGTTTATAACTATATTCACATTGGTAATGCTCGTAGTTCAATGGCGTTTGATACGATCAGACGTTACTTAGAATATCGCGGATATGAAGTCAATTATGTGTCAAACTTTACGGATGTCGATGATAAAATCATTCGAGCTGCTAAAGAATTGGGTATTACAGCACCAGAAGTTGCGGATCGTTTTATCCATGCATTTGAAGAAGACACCAATGTTTTGAATGTTAAACCAGCAACTCTTCATCCTCGAGTAATGGATCATATGCCGGATATTTTGACCTTTATCCAAGCATTGATCGACAAAGGCTATGCTTATGAGTCACAAGGGGATGTTTATTATCGAACACGCAAATTTGAAGGCTATGGAAAACTTAGTCACCAATCAATCGATGAATTAGAAGTCGGAGCGAGCCAACGTACCGGTGTAGAAAAAGAACTGAAAGAAGATCCGTTAGATTTTGCCTTATGGAAAGGGGCTAAAGAAGGCGAGATTTTTTGGGATTCTCCGTGGGGAGCTGGCCGTCCGGGCTGGCACATTGAGTGTTCTGTTATGGCAACGAAACATTTAGGTGATACAATTGATATTCATGGTGGCGGTCAAGACTTAGAATTTCCTCATCATGAAAATGAAATTGCTCAAAGCGAAGCAAAAACAGGTAAGACATTCGCTAATTACTGGATGCACAATGGCTTTGTCACAATTGGCGAAGACGATGAAAAAATGAGTAAATCGCTAGGGAATTTTGTCACGGTTCATGAGTTAGTAAAACAAGTCGACCCTCAGGTGCTACGTTTCTTCATGGCGACTACACAATATCGCCGTCCCATTCGTTATAGTGAAACAACGATGAAAGAAGCAGGTGTCAATTTACAAAAATTAAAAAATGCATTTGAAAACTTGTCATTTAGAACAGCTGACGCAGTAGCAGAACTAGAAGAAGACGGTCAAAAGCTAAAAGAATTAGCTGACTTAGAAACACGTTTTACGACTGAAATGGATGATGACTTTAATGCAGCAAATGGAATCACGGTAGTCTACGAAATGGCTAAGTGGTTGAATCAATATAGTGAACAAGAAGCTGTATCAACTGTAGTAATCGAAAAAGCGCTAGAACAGTTCGCGCAATGGTTAAGTATTTTCGGTATTTTCTTTTTATCAGAAGAGCTATTAGATGATGATATCGACCAGTTGATCGAAGAACGTAACCAAGCACGTGCAAACCGAGATTTTGCCCGCAGTGATGAAATCCGTGACTTATTAAAAGACAAAGGAATAACCTTGGAAGACACAGCCCAAGGAACTAGATGGAGAAGAAGTGAATGA
- a CDS encoding Mini-ribonuclease 3 — MRDYTQLNGLALAYVGDAIYEIYIRDYLVEQGQTKPNILHRMATHYVSAKAQAFLIQEMLEEQLLSENEELMYKRGRNAKSHTSAKNADITTYRIATGFESLMGYLHLTKQTERLEELIDWCIKKVGEKNEK, encoded by the coding sequence ATGAGAGATTATACTCAGTTAAATGGTTTAGCTTTGGCGTATGTAGGAGATGCGATTTATGAGATTTATATCCGTGACTACTTAGTGGAGCAAGGACAAACCAAACCTAATATATTGCACCGTATGGCAACGCACTATGTATCAGCTAAGGCCCAAGCCTTTTTGATACAAGAAATGTTAGAAGAGCAATTACTTTCAGAAAATGAAGAGTTAATGTACAAGCGCGGCCGCAATGCGAAAAGCCACACGTCGGCTAAAAATGCTGACATCACAACGTATCGAATTGCGACTGGCTTTGAATCGTTGATGGGGTATCTGCATTTAACCAAACAAACCGAGCGTTTGGAAGAATTGATCGATTGGTGTATAAAAAAAGTAGGTGAAAAAAATGAGAAATGA
- the rlmB gene encoding 23S rRNA (guanosine(2251)-2'-O)-methyltransferase RlmB, with translation MKKMRNDKKRPFKGNKSQKNQPFKKETIKKEREVSQEEIEDNFVFGNHATIEAIQQGRGNKLFLQEDSKSEKVEHLKLLAKENAVPVKWVPKQKLDTMTNHGVHQGIVLAITAYEYLTLDELLDRTKEKTETPFFLILDSLEDPHNFGSILRTADATGVDGIIIPKHRAVGITPVVTKASTGAVEYIPIARVTNLAQSIATLKENSFWIFGTDMKGTDYRKWNTQGAIALIIGNEGRGMSQGLHKEVDELLTIPMSGHVQSLNAGVAAGLLMYEVYRGRNPL, from the coding sequence GTGAAAAAAATGAGAAATGATAAAAAGCGTCCCTTCAAGGGGAACAAATCACAAAAAAATCAGCCGTTTAAAAAAGAAACAATCAAAAAAGAGCGTGAAGTCTCACAAGAAGAGATCGAAGATAACTTTGTTTTTGGGAACCACGCAACGATTGAGGCGATTCAACAAGGGCGAGGAAACAAGTTATTTCTTCAAGAAGATAGTAAAAGTGAGAAAGTTGAACACCTAAAGTTACTGGCAAAAGAAAATGCTGTTCCAGTAAAATGGGTACCAAAGCAAAAACTAGATACAATGACCAACCATGGTGTGCATCAGGGGATCGTACTGGCGATTACAGCTTATGAATACTTGACGCTAGACGAATTACTTGATCGGACAAAAGAAAAGACAGAGACACCATTTTTCTTGATTTTAGATAGTTTAGAAGATCCGCATAATTTTGGTTCGATCTTGAGAACTGCAGATGCAACAGGTGTGGATGGCATCATCATTCCAAAACACCGCGCGGTAGGAATTACGCCAGTTGTGACAAAAGCTTCGACTGGTGCAGTTGAGTATATTCCAATTGCACGTGTCACGAATTTAGCCCAAAGCATTGCAACACTGAAAGAAAATAGTTTTTGGATTTTCGGAACAGATATGAAAGGCACGGACTATCGCAAATGGAATACCCAAGGAGCTATCGCTTTGATCATTGGTAATGAAGGTCGTGGTATGAGCCAAGGACTTCACAAAGAAGTCGATGAATTATTGACGATTCCAATGAGTGGACATGTTCAAAGCTTGAATGCTGGTGTTGCAGCAGGCTTGTTGATGTATGAAGTGTATCGCGGACGCAATCCTCTTTAG
- a CDS encoding NYN domain-containing protein: protein MKKQLLIVDGYNMIGSWPELVQLKNQNKLEDAREVLLQRLSNYAKYEDLEVIAVFDAQLVPGIQQTYKKYRLTVVFTKEEETADSYIERIAGEKNDRLTQVTVATSDLAEQWLVFSKGALRASANELYKNVQKTERTIAIHATDIHFQDFRRNSPWNIEQLSKLSDKLDELSKKKD, encoded by the coding sequence GTGAAAAAACAGTTGTTGATCGTTGATGGTTATAATATGATCGGATCTTGGCCTGAATTGGTTCAGTTGAAGAATCAAAATAAACTTGAAGATGCTAGAGAAGTTTTATTGCAACGTTTATCTAATTATGCCAAATATGAAGATTTAGAAGTCATTGCTGTATTTGATGCGCAGTTGGTTCCAGGCATTCAGCAAACGTATAAGAAATATCGCTTAACAGTCGTTTTCACGAAAGAAGAAGAGACTGCAGATAGTTATATTGAGCGGATTGCAGGAGAGAAAAATGATCGATTGACTCAAGTCACAGTAGCAACGAGTGATCTGGCGGAACAATGGCTAGTTTTTTCAAAAGGAGCGTTACGAGCATCAGCGAATGAGTTGTATAAAAATGTTCAGAAAACGGAGCGAACAATTGCAATTCATGCAACAGATATTCATTTTCAAGATTTTCGACGAAATTCTCCATGGAATATAGAGCAATTATCAAAATTGTCCGATAAATTGGACGAATTGTCCAAAAAGAAAGATTAA
- a CDS encoding sigma-70 family RNA polymerase sigma factor — MNKYEDVLKGDPVVFDRLYRKYHPVVYKFQKKYYLKDFDREDWLQEGRIIFHRSLEKYEEVHNVSIGKFFRSNFENHIRSLVRKQCALKRTIDTQSISLDQKIEKQGEAFFDYISVEDTDALEQMIIREKLEQLPTILSPFERTTFEEYMNGKELEEIARDTDSREITVRSAYDRAKKKLRAIIYD; from the coding sequence ATGAATAAGTATGAAGATGTTTTAAAGGGAGACCCAGTAGTATTTGACCGTTTGTATCGGAAATATCATCCTGTCGTGTATAAGTTTCAAAAAAAGTATTACCTGAAGGATTTTGATCGAGAAGATTGGTTGCAGGAAGGTCGGATCATTTTTCATCGCTCATTAGAAAAATATGAAGAAGTGCATAATGTCTCTATCGGAAAATTTTTTAGGTCAAATTTTGAAAATCATATTCGCAGTTTGGTCAGAAAACAATGTGCGCTTAAACGGACGATTGATACGCAGTCCATCTCTTTAGATCAAAAAATAGAAAAACAGGGAGAGGCATTTTTCGACTACATAAGTGTGGAAGATACAGATGCGTTAGAGCAGATGATCATAAGGGAGAAATTAGAGCAACTGCCGACCATTTTATCCCCTTTTGAACGAACTACATTTGAGGAATACATGAATGGCAAAGAATTAGAAGAGATTGCCAGAGACACAGATAGCCGAGAAATTACTGTTCGAAGTGCTTATGACCGAGCCAAAAAGAAACTTAGAGCCATTATTTATGATTAA